GGACAAGAACCTCTGGCTAGAGTTATTGTCAAATCGGAATAAATCGGTGGGTCTCGGCGTCTTACCTAAATGCGGGGCGTGTGGGCACCCCAGACCTAAGGAGAGATACATTGACTGACGAAACCGTTACCGAGCCGGCCAAGCTCTGGTTCCTACTCGACCGTTCCGGATCGATGAGTGCTCTGGCCCGGGACGTGATCGGCGGATTCAACACGTTCGTTACCGATCAGGCTCGGGAACCCGGGAGAGCGCATCTCACGCTCGTGCAGTTCGACAGCCAGGGCCCGTTCGAGATCATCCACGATTCGGCGCGTATCGAGGACGTACCGGAACTTACCTCCGACATCTACCGCCCCAGAGGGACGACCCCACTAATGGACGCTATCGGTGATCTCATCGAACACGCCGACCGGCGCATAGAAGCCCGATCCCGGGACGATCGACCGGCGGAAGACCAATTGGTGGTGATCTTCAGCGACGGGATGGAAAACGCCTCTCGCCGCCATACCCAGACAAGCGTGGCGGAGTTGATCAGCCGCCGGCAGGAAGCCGGCTGGGAGTTCGTGTTCATGGGCGCCAACCAGGACAGCTACTTGGAAGGGGGACGCATCGGGGTCCGGCGGGAGAGCATCTCCAACTTCGAGGCCAGCGCTGTGGGCACTGCCGCGGCGTTCCGGTCGATCTCGCGAGCCGCGAGCGAGTACCGGGGAAAGACCAGGATGGAACGGACGAGAGATTCCGGAACCTTCTTCGGTGGAACACGCGAAGCAGAGGATGTGATGAGATCCGGAGGCGGACAGGCCGGGGTCCCGAAGCGGCGCCGGGGTGTCCCGAATCTGGACCGGGCGGCGGTCGGCCGACCCATCACCCGGCTGGGGATCTCGCTGTTCCCTGTCTACTTGCCTGGGAACGACCTGCCGGAGATCGCCACGGGCCCGAACTCCGGTCTCGTGATCGAGGAATTACAAGCCTCAAGAGTGCCATCCCTTGAGGTGGCGAACCCGACCAACCGGCCCATCCTGATCCCGGAGGGAGAACAGCTCATCGGCGGCCTCCAGGACCGGGTGCTCAACACGAGCGTCCTGGTGGCCCCGTCCACCCATCTGGACATACCCGTGTCGTGCCTCGAGCAGGGCAGA
This bacterium DNA region includes the following protein-coding sequences:
- a CDS encoding VWA domain-containing protein, with translation MTDETVTEPAKLWFLLDRSGSMSALARDVIGGFNTFVTDQAREPGRAHLTLVQFDSQGPFEIIHDSARIEDVPELTSDIYRPRGTTPLMDAIGDLIEHADRRIEARSRDDRPAEDQLVVIFSDGMENASRRHTQTSVAELISRRQEAGWEFVFMGANQDSYLEGGRIGVRRESISNFEASAVGTAAAFRSISRAASEYRGKTRMERTRDSGTFFGGTREAEDVMRSGGGQAGVPKRRRGVPNLDRAAVGRPITRLGISLFPVYLPGNDLPEIATGPNSGLVIEELQASRVPSLEVANPTNRPILIPEGEQLIGGLQDRVLNTSVLVAPSTHLDIPVSCLEQGRWGGRREFARGRAFAPRRTRRAKNASVADSVRREGSRRSDQAAVWNAIDQELARLGVNSGTRAVRDAEQFLRRDRQRGHTIRRLAGRGPLPGQCGVVVAHGRRVVAIEVFGNHGLLLPHWEGLVRSHLLERPTANGRPSATLALHRIRRFATAAAVANRGVGLGTELHVNDGRTVGQALIHQGAIVHASAFMIG